The DNA region GCCGTGCAGCCCTCTGAGCATCGCGTGCAGCCTTCCGCCCTCGAGGGAGCCCACCCCCCTCTCCATCAGCTCATTGCTACCGCTGCTGCTCCCCCTCTCCGTGTCTCCGTTGCTGAGGGTGCGGAAGAGGCAGCTGACCCCCGCACTGCTGACCCCCGCGCTGTTGGAGTCCTGGGAGTGTGACCgaaagaaggagctggaggaaccGATGGACATCGATGGGAAAAACTAAGGGGGGCGGAGAAAGAGGACAGGTCATTCCAAGGGCTCGAGCATTTAACACACTGGCTGCACTGGTGCGTACTGGTGAAATGCTTGTGCGCTCcatgaggagggaggtgggactGGGAGACATGCTGGACCTCTCGATCAGcctttcctcccacagtttgagcctccgctccctctcctccagctctttctcttTGGAGTAAAGCTCCCTCTCCAGCTTGCGTAGGCGTTCCAACGTCGATTCGATTTCACACCTGAGGTACAAGCACGAGATTGTAAAACTCCTCCTCTGGCAACCGTTTGGCAGCATTAATATAGTTATTTAACATTATGTTTAATTATTGCAAGAACCCAAAAAGAGTTGAGACTGGAAAATAATTATCTGCTGTACTGAGATttgccacaagagggcagtgtGACAGTTATTGAATATCCACAGATCTGCATTACAATCAACTCCCACAGCGTCTAAATATAGACGGTCATGACGCACAAGCATAcctcctcctgtgttcctcCCATACCTCCCTATTCATTCATCCCACCCCttcatcccctcctcctccttcctctctacctccctttctctcttccCAGATTCCCCTCAACTTCCCTCCAATTTGATGGCTAACCCCCAGaactcttttctctctgctttttctACATCATCTTGTTTGGTTTGATTtcaacacacacgtacacacacactttgcctTCTCTGTGATGGAACGATTAAGAGCGGAGGAATCTCATCCATGGACAATTTCCAGGATGGCTTATTATAGACTGAAGTGGAGTGTAGGGTCACACATTCAGCTTCTCTCCTGAGCATTGGAGCCCACAGAGCTCCTCGCTTCCTTCTCTGGGCGAGTGCACACAGTCTTTATGTGTGGTGCTGGAAACCACAAACTGCATTTGTCATCCCGTCTGAAAGATCGCAGGTATCCTCAGTATttgcctgtgtgcatgtgtgcgtgcgcacgtgttTGTACCTCCACTGGTCCTTGTTATGCAAGAAGGAGTTGCATTGGTCCGGTAGCCTGCTGTCATTAGCCATGGTCTCCAAGGTTACCAGCACCTGTTTGAACTGCGGCCGCTCCTACAAGTGCATGAAGGCACATGGGAGCAGAGTGTGTCTGGAAAGGTGCGGGTGAATCCTCCCGTATCGAACGTCTTACCTTCGGGTCGGCTTGCCAACACTTTTTCATCAGCTCTGCAAAACTTGCTGGACAGCTGGTGGGGACGGTCAACCTCTGGAGACGCAACAGCGAGGAGTTAAGAGACCGGCGCCGCAAAAAGCAGCCACTCAGTGCTCAAAATGGAAGTCTTCATTGTTTTTCCTAGTCTAATTTAAACCAAAGAGCATGATTACAGGTGACGGTATCGATTCAACGATgatgtcaccatcactctctGCTACCTGGTGTCAAAATGGCGACAGAAGAGCCGCAGCACCAAAAATCCAAGCCAGCGTTGCAGCCGTGGCCACACTGGGCAGCAAAACTGCAGCAGACAATGGCCATCGCGTGTATGTTTAGCTAATACGTTAAGTAATGTGGTGTTTGCGTtacagtgggggggggcgggggagtgTTTATAATTATTTATCTGAATCGTGTAAACCTACAAAAGAAATAAGAGACTGTGCAGCCCAGTTTAAATATCCTTTGGAGTCATCGGCGGTCTGAAAAAGCAGCCGAGACCTCGGTAAATGGAAACTGTTTCCTCGGGGGGATTAATCCTAAAATATCACCACCTCCGAGTGGAGCGGGGGCAACTAAGAGGGTCGGCAAGAGGGGTAGCGCAGTGGAGGAAAACTCAGAGACGGAGGGGGTTATTTAGGGAGAGGtgcaccccccacacacacttccctccctctccctctctcgtaAAGTCTTTTGCTCGGTGGTgttgatggtggggggggggggggtctggccCCAGCTCCACTGCTGTGTATCCAGGCCTTACAAGAGCAGAGAACTGACATCAGGCCTAAAAATACCCGCGCCCGGCCTCAGCAGCTCAGTGGAAACCATGAGAGCATCACATTGTTCCTCCAGCCCCCCTTCAACCCTGCCGGTGCCAGCGCGCTCAGGAAGgtgcgcgcacgtgcgtgcatTCGCTCACCTCTTGCTTCTCCACCACCAGCCACGCAACCTGCAGCCCCTCGAATCCCTTAAAAGGAACCTCCCGCGTCAGCATCTCCCACAGAACCTGGACACAGAAGAGGCGTCAGAGGCCGCGGCCGCGCACGCCATCCATCACGTGACCGCATGGCTGCGCAGCTCACCACGCCGTAGGAGTAGGTGTCACAGGTCTCGGAGACGGGCAGACTCTGGATGACCTCGGGGGCCATCCAGGGGAACGTCCCCACCACCGTCATGTGAGTGGTGTGAGACAGGAACTTGGACGCACCGAAGTCACAGATCTGAAATCCCGACATTGAGGATGAAAGCAAGCTCAATCCCGCCAGTGGTGCAATTCACTTTTCCACACATGGGAAGCAAAGCACAAACCTTCAGGACTTTGTCGGCTGTCATGACGACTGCGGGGCAGAAAAGAGGGGGTAAATATGGGCACGCTCGCGGATTTATCCACAATCAAGAGGCGATTTGAGGAACGAACCGTTGCGTGACTTcaggtcccggtggatgaccttGACTGGGGCCTCTGCATGGAGGTAATGCATTCCTGGAAGATAAGCAACTATTGGTGCCTCACAAACTCCACCAAGGTTCTAAATGTTGCCGTTAAACATTTGACGCCACCTAACGAAACAGAACTTATAAAAAGGTTCATTTCCATGCTAAGACATCATCCGTTCATGGTGCTGAAGGCGTCACGTTTGTTCCTCCATTGCTGTGGAAAAATTTCTAACAtttgatttgcattttaataagtgtttgttttctgctgaaaaagccaaacacacacgtgtgtgtgatcTTCAGGAATAATTGGAGGTATCCATTTTCAGAGCTCCATTccataataattaaaaaagccCTATTTTTATTACAGGGGTACCTTTAGCGATCTGTATGGCCCAGGTCATGATCTGCTCCATGTccatctcctcactctgctcacTGGAGAGGTACTCGTAGAGAGACCCCCCACTGGCATATTCTGGAtggaaaaacagacacacaagcagctgtctttgaagggaaacaggaagagagatTAGTGAACAGCTAATTCGCTCTAAAAAGCCGTCCTAACTTTAGAAAAGAATAGAAAGTGTGAAAATGGGCCTAAATAGTGCAGATATGTTTTTGATGGTGCAGGAGCCAGAACAAGATGGATGTTTCATTGCTTTTACAACAAACATGAATCAGTCTACATCTGAAGAGTTTTACCAGGTTTTAGAAAACCTGGGTGGACGCTTCAACCTTTTTCTAAAGGAAAATAATTGTAAAAAATAAGCATCTTACTGATGTAGAAATCTAATAATAATATCTAATAATCCATGTTATCGTGCACATTTTAGCAGAGGTCTAAAGCACTCTGATGTGTTGGCCAAATTCAAAACTGCTGCCCTCTGTTAGCTCtagcaaatgtctttttttgctTCGCCTTAACCCTCTGACCCCTTCCAGGGTTACAGTAACATCCTGGTCTCGGTTACAAAAGTCCTGCCAGAGCGCAGCAGCACACGGAGTACACATGATGCTTTAACACACGTGTGGAATCATCATCGCAACACGTGCCAAGTCAGCCAAGAGTACTCATGCAGCTaatttacaaacacacacacatgctaattcTATTAGCCTGCTAAGGCCACATCTTGACACTGAACTGTCAGTaatattaaatcattttttcccccacatggATAtgacatacacacaaacacattaggGTCTGACCTGTGACAATTCCATAGTTGGGAGATTCCAGCACGGCTCCATAAAACTGAATGATGTTCTTATGACTCAGGACGCTAAGAATCTCAGCCTAGATGAGAAGGAAAAGACTCGAGTTACTCTGCTCATGACTTCAGCGGGGAAATATGAGCCTTAAGAAAGTTTAATGTAAATTCCGAGAAACTGTAATCCTTAAAACGCAGTGGTCCCCTTCGCACAGAGCCAGTGTGCAGGACGTCTGCAGCGGGCTTAACCTCCTTCATACTTGGGCTTGAATTCCCAAACCTTCCACACCGGAGTGATAAACATGCCGTTAATCTCAGCAGACGTATGGATCGTCCCGTTAGCGTGTGCAGAATATAGAACCGTCGCCAAGCAACAGAGTGAGGCCCATCCATTTGAAATTAAACAAGTTCATCTTCTAAAGACTGGTTAAAATAAACACTTGAGGTTAATGCTCCTGCACGTGCGCGCGTTAACAAGTGGAGACAAAATAAAGGCACTCAGGAGCTGTAAATATCCAACTATTTGTGCGGTTTAGTGCTGCGGAGCGCGTGGCTGAGGCTGTATTGTGCACACATACTTCTGCGCTGAGTATTCCCACCTTTGCATGCGGGTGTGAGCCAAACTGACTATAAATCAAACCCCTCCTGGAGCCGCCGCCGTCTATAGATATTCTTTTTGTGCTGGTAAAAAAATATGCTGCGACAACAATGAGACCCTGCCCATTTCCCCACTCGGGACGGATGCCCTGATTCGTGGAAGCTTCCTGAcagcgggccagctcggtggtaaTGAAACATGGAACATAACATGGGAGGAAATGCCGTTTGGGCCATTGTCAAGGTCGAAGAGAAGCACCCGGGCCTGATCCTCGTTCCCCACAATGATGGCACGCCTCGAAGAAGCCAGAGCAAAAGTGCTCCATCTATaatgaggtggtggtggtgtgtgtgtggtgggggggtttgaGATAAAGACGTTCAGTGGCAGACAGCAGGGGAGGAGGATTTGGGTGGACGCGTCCAGAGAGATATGTGGAGAGATAACGGATTCATGGTGAAACGCGCTGCAGCCACAGATGATTGGGGACACAAATGTGTCAGGCTGCATCTCTGCTGCCTAGTGattggctgctgtgtgtgtgtgtgtgtgtgtgtgtccttaccTCTTTATCAATCTTCAGAAGCTTCTTCACAGCCACTTCCTTGTCCCTGGATATCCAGAGGGCTCTGTAGACGCTGCCGAAGCTGCCTCCTCCACAGTTCTCGTAGAAAAGCAGGTCCTCATGCTTTATCTGCACAAACGACGAGCCAGGGGACGACATGGCATACTGACTcacgcgcacacaaacacacgcatacacgcacagaagcacacacacacacggtcccccccaaaaaaagtgtGCAGGCTCAACTGGTGGAGCCGGCTCAAAAGTATACAAGCCACAAATCAGCACAGGGCGAGTGAAGGGTGAGAAGGAGAGGCAGAGTGGGTTCCTCCACGGGGGTCGGCCAGTGTTGTCAGTCAGCAGAGGGGGAAGAAGAAAGTGCTGGAAGGAGCCAGCCGTTTGCGCCCTGTGAGTCAGGGAAAAGTCAGAGCCCCGCCAGGGTGCTCCTAGAGAAGGGGTTACAGCGCCTCGTAGTGGCCATCGCCTGGAACTACAACGCAAGTCGAGCGGAGGAGCGTGTGCGCAGCCGGCCTGTAGCAAACACACTGTTCAAATATGGTCACTGGCATTCAGGGCATTCTTTCCTGGATAACTGTGACTATAAAAAgctccccccaacacacacacacacagaaagagttACATACCTCTGGTCCGCGGTGGGTCACACACTATAAATCAGTCCACAACGAAGCCGAGCGCCacagataaataaatccacGTCTCGCACATTATGCATCCCGAAACAGCAGAGAAGCCCAACAGCGTGGGTCAGCAGTACAGGAAGGACCCAGTGACATCATCAACTAAGATAGCGGCGCTGACATcacagtggtggtggtgtgtgtgtgtgtgtgtgggggggggggggggtgtcacgaCAGTTGAGATCAGCTCAGAGATGTTTAGACGCTTCCGACGCACGCCTGGCAGCGATCGTGGGGACGGGAGACGTCGTTACGATTCACTGGATGAATAAAACGGGAAGCGTTGGGAAATGAGGGGGATTGTAAAcaagaaagcaaaaataaagCGCGTAAAACGGCACAAGGGGCACCCGTGCAAACCATCCAGAAGAGCGAGGCGGAGGTTGAATCAgccattttgggtttttttttattcaggcAAACCACACGTACAGCACAGTAACAGGCCGCTCTGGGGAAAGGCAGCTTCACAGCAGTTGGACACACAATAGCTCCTGAGATCAAAGGAAAATAATTAACATCTAAACCAACATACAAATAAAATCTAACCGCACGGACTGATCACAACCGGCGGATCAAAGTTTCCCCTTAGAGTAGAAGCCGGTGGCGGGATGAGTCGGCCTGTCTGAATCAAAGCGAGCGTCATCAAAGCAAACTAATGGAATACTGTGGTGGTTTAAACCCACTAATACTGTTGGGTCGTCAAGGGACGCTCCCGATTCTTTTCACTTTCATCTTTCTACTGGACAACAGAGACATCCGCGTCTACATCACTATGAgggctttttttctgtttacacCATTATGACTGACGGAGAAAAGATACTGGAGCTGGGGCTCAATCGGGGCAGCACAACATCACAGGACGCTCCGATAGAAATCCACTGTATAGAACACAAAGCCTAGAACGGTCAACTCATGCGGGGTATTGATTCCAGTTCTATACATTACAGTTCTATCTAACAGGTCCTAAACATGGAGGATGAGCACAGTTTCAAACCCTCGAAGACGGAGCGACGGGAAAGCAGCTAAACATCGTCTGTCCGGGAAGAAGAAGCTTTTAACGGCACAGTAGAAACCTCGGACCCATATTGGTCCAcaagagctgaagtccacgtgtgtgtgtgtgagagtgtgaggtTGGTTTTAACGCTAACGTCACAGAAGGCGATGGCGGTGGAAGATTGGGAGCTCACGTCCTCCGGGGCTCCAGCCTATAAGAGAGCTGAGTCAGCGCCCTCTGGTTGTCGATCACGCAGAGCTTCCGGACGTAACCCCGCACCTCCGCTTGGTTTTTGTTGGGTTGGCATATGTCGGGATCTGTTGCAATGAAGAAATGTGAttaggagggagggatggaaagCCGCGTGTGAGGCCGAGAGGACAAAGAGGCAGACTCACTGAAGGGCTGACTTCGACAGTGTCGCACTTGCCGAATGGCGTTGGCGATAATCCGCTGATGGGGAGCAGAGAAGGGCGCCACGGTTATTCCGTCCATCTTACACGAGGGGAAGTGCATCATGATACATAGCTCGCCCCCTCGGGGGTAAACGAACTCACCATTTTCTCAAAATTCACCATAGTGTCAATGAAGGTTTTGTTACCCTCGTGTGTAAAAGTCATatctggagggggaaaaaacatttaaaagagaATCAAATGGCAATGATGATAGTTCTTGAATGGAGCTGCACCTTTAAGGAGGAGCGGCATGAAGGGGATGATGGGTGGTTCCAGTTTGGTGACGGTCAGTCTGTAAGATCGGTGGTTTCTTGATGGGTCctgtcagcaaaaacacacagtttatctctaaaaggtgtttttgttcCCTCTTATTTGGGATCTCCGCAGCAGAACCATCCAGTATAATCACTAATGCTTAAATAGCAACTAGAATGAATACGCGCTCACCTCAAAGATGATGCAACCTACCATCATATTCTCAAATTCAGCGTAAAACTTCTTAAACTTGGTGGGGAGCTTCTGCGGGGGAGTGAAAACAGAGATCTCAGTGTAGCTCTTCAGAAGCAGCGGAATCCCCCCCCGAGGATGCAGTTCTAGGCAGAGTTTACCTCCCACGTCTGGCTCAGTCTGCTCACAGCAGGGTTGCTCATCCCCATGATGATGGCGAAGAATGAATTCAGATTCTTAAACTCCCGACAGCTGTGGGCAAACACACAAGCCAGACCGACCTCATCATGTGATCGGGTGCGTGCGGCCCAGCATGCACTGGTGCGTGACGGCCGACGGCGCCTTGGCCACTCACTGTGCGGCGATCTTGATGAACTTCTTGAGGAGCTGCACTCTCTTACTGAGCTGGCTGCACAGGCAGACCTCGGTCACCACCCACAGCTGGACCTGGTTGAACCGgcgcaggaacaggtccaggttgGCCGTGGTTCTCCTGAAGTTCTGCCGGCCGAACGTGTGATACAGCAGCTCGTGCTGGGGAGGAAAAGGCGCAACGA from Takifugu flavidus isolate HTHZ2018 chromosome 15, ASM371156v2, whole genome shotgun sequence includes:
- the LOC130538423 gene encoding protein kinase Npk, producing the protein MSSPGSSFVQIKHEDLLFYENCGGGSFGSVYRALWISRDKEVAVKKLLKIDKEAEILSVLSHKNIIQFYGAVLESPNYGIVTEYASGGSLYEYLSSEQSEEMDMEQIMTWAIQIAKGMHYLHAEAPVKVIHRDLKSRNVVMTADKVLKICDFGASKFLSHTTHMTVVGTFPWMAPEVIQSLPVSETCDTYSYGVVLWEMLTREVPFKGFEGLQVAWLVVEKQERLTVPTSCPASFAELMKKCWQADPKERPQFKQVLVTLETMANDSRLPDQCNSFLHNKDQWRCEIESTLERLRKLERELYSKEKELEERERRLKLWEERLIERSSMSPSPTSLLMERTSISPFFPSMSIGSSSSFFRSHSQDSNSAGVSSAGVSCLFRTLSNGDTERGSSSGSNELMERGVGSLEGGRLHAMLRGLHGRFGDGDGDEEGTLEEKAWRSREKDESGNVGGRVQVTLRSFPGGMVEREERTWEEGDREKPGRQRSRVTTIVRGYSGGFGEAEGEKEEEEEEEEAWEIDKLGDRLDEGPTMFKGLHGGFSDMLSMDMDKLGDMDRLGEMEMGDLGVMKMVGRNVRSEVGVGVGVRSCMSDMGVMMQEVRGDLSEAISQKISEVGVIGHSGMQVSMRASSNQNSVKSCSVRQGTKINVASAAMDMMELDWSDGD